CCGTCACTATGTCACCAGAGGGTGGCAACATGTTTTACCTCACCCCAGTCGTGATGAAAACCTGAACCGAATTGGTCACTTACTGCGTGATTATGATTTAGTTGCAATCCAAGAAGCAGATGGAGGTAGTATTCGTTCAGGCCATATTAATCAGATTGAATATTTAGCCCGGCGTGCAGGATTTCCCTTTTGGTATCAGCAGCTAAATCGCAATTTGGGAAAATTTGCTCAGCACAGTAATGGTTTGTTAAGCCGGGTTGATCCGGATATTTTAGAAGATCATAAACTACCTGGTCGTTTTCCCGGTAGAGGTGCCATTGTTGCTAAGCTAGGTCATGGTAAAACAGCCTTGTTGGTGATCATGATGCACTTGTCTTTGAGTAGTCGAAGCAGGAATCGGCAGCTGTCATATATTCGAGAACTGGTGGGAGATCATCCTAAAGTTATCTTAATGGGTGATATGAACACCCATGCTGAGCAACTGCTTGATCACTCGCCATTGAGTAACACTAACCTGGTATCAGTACAGAGTAACCTTAACACCTTCCCTAGCTGGCAACCGAACCGTGCATTAGACCATATACTCGTTAGTAATAGTTTATTGGTTAAGCATGTGAGTGTGGTTGATTTGCCAATGTCTGATCACCTGCCTGTCGCACTTGAGCTGAAGCTTGTATAACGGATTACTCTGTTAGAGAAGTCTTACACTCTATTTGCGTTTTTTTGTCGTCTCGTATTGCAAAATATCCTTGCTTTTTTAGGCCTTGTTAAGCAGCTGACTATACTTGAGTTGGGAAATGCTAAATTGGCTGCAAAACATGACGGGATTAAATGCAACTTCTGAAGACGCACAGCACTGGCGTAATAAATATGCTGATAAGCTGACTGAGCTGGATAAGCTAGAGCAGACTGCTATAGAAAAGATTGATCAGTTAAGAAAAGCGCTATTGGTGGTTAACTTGGCTTGTCATGGTTTACATCCAGCTTTAGATACAGAGCTGACAAGGCTGAATAAAGCGTTGAGAGGAGAAAACCTATCTCTAGATATTGCTGATCCACTTGAAAGCCTGCAAGAAGCGGCAGAGCCGGTAATTGAAGGAAACTATCGGCAACAGACGCTTAGTGCCTTAGAAACAGCGCTGGATAAGTTCAGTGGCATCGAACTGGATAAGCAAGCCAGTAAAGACTTAAAGCAATTCCGCAAACAAATAAAACAGCAGAGCCCCTCCTTTAGTGAGCTGCCTCAGGTAGTAGAGCAGTTTTCTGAGTTAGTGAGTAAGTTGCTGCCAACCAGTAATGAGCAAGAAAAAACTGATCTTGAGGAAGAAAATAAAGAGCCAGCTAAAGGCCTGTGGCAACGGCTGTTTGGTGCTGAGGCAGCAGAAGGTGAAACTACAGAAGCGGGAGCACTAGAGCATAAGACAGATACTGATACAAAAAATGATCAATATGTTGAGACACTAACAACTGATATAGAGCTAGTTGATGAGGAAACGATAGAAAAAAAAACAACCCAGCTGTCTGATGCTCTAATCAAGGCAGAGTCAGAAGATACGACTGATCAGCTCGAAGCGCTTGAACATAAATTTACCTCTGTTATTGATCAAGTAGGGGAATGTATTTTAACGATGCTTAATCAGCTGGCAGTGCCAGAAGCAGTGATTGATGATGCTCAATTTTTAAAGAAAAAGATTGAAAAAGGCCTCACTTGGTTTGAGTTAATTCCTGCTCTAGAGACGATCACAGTGATTGTTCTGGCGACAATAGGTGAGATAAAAGAGGAATTTGAGCATTATTTAAAAGATTTAAACGAGCGGCTTCATTCATTTCAAAATACTGCTGTTGAAGCGCAGGCAGATTATCAGCAAGCATTGGAGTCAGCTGATAAATATAATCAATTGATGCAACAAGATTTAGGTGAACTGCAAAACTCGGTAGAGCAGGCCACTGATCTGGAAGATTTAAAGCAGGTAGTCAGTACCCAGTTGGATAAAGTGCTGCAATCGTTGGAATCCCAACACACTCAGCTAGATAAGCCGCCCAGCCTGACTGATCAACTTACACAGCTCGTCCAACGGGTTTCTCAAATGGAAACCCAAACTAAAGAGTTAGAAGACACACTTTATAAAGAGCGAGCTAAAGCATTGCAGGATAGTTTAACAGGCATTGCTAATCGACAGGCTTATGAAGAAAGAGCCAGGTATGAATACGCTCGATGGAAACGTTATAAACAACCGTTGGTTTTTTCTGTCGCTGATGTTGATTTTTTTAAAAAAATCAACGACAACTATGGTCATTTAGCGGGTGATAAGTTATTGAAAATTATTGCTAAGCAATTGAGCAAACGGTTGCGGGAAGTTGATTTTATCGCCAGGTATGGTGGAGAAGAGTTTGTCATTATTATGCCAAACACTAATATTGTAGATGCAACGAGTGTTATGGATAGCGTTAGACAGGGCATCGAAAGTGCCCCATTTCATTATCAGGGTAATAAGTTGCAAATTACCGCATCGTTTGGCTTGGCTGCTTGTGGAGAAGGGGATGAGTCCCCAAAAGCGATATTTGATCGTGCTGATAAAGCACTATATGAAGCTAAACAAACCGGTCGAAATCGGTGCTGTGTAGCATAATGATTAGGGTATATGTAATTCATGGTTCAAGCTCAACCGGTAAAGAAAAAAGCAAACTGGCAAGTGGCAACGGATGATTCAACTTTTTTTGACCCTCTATTAGCCAGCCTGGTAATTCTCACAAAAATTTTTGGCAGAGCCCATTCTGAAGATTCGTTACGTGCAGGCTTACCTCTGGAGGGGGGATATCTCACCCCTGCGTTATTCGTGCGTGCAGCCGAGCGAGCAGGCTTGTCGGCCCGACTGATCAAGCGCCCTTTTAAAGCTATTAGTTCATTGGTGACACCTGCCGTATTGTTGTTAGAAGATCAAACAGTAGTCGTGTTGGTTGATGTCAATCATAAGGCGGGTGCTGCCAGAGTTATTATCCCAGAAGCAGGGGATGCGGAAAAAAAAGTATCGACCAAAATATTGGAGCAGCGCTACAGTGGTTATGCCTTTTTTATTAAAGAGCAGTTTCGTTATGACAAGCGCACTGCTGCCCATTTACAAGAAGAAAAAGGTCATTGGTTTTGGAGTACTTTGAAAGGCTCGTGGAAAATTTATCGGGATGTTTTACTTGCCTCTCTACTAATTAATATTTTTGTGGTGGCATCACCATTATTTGTGATGAATGTATATGATCGGGTCGTGCCTAATCAGGCGTTTGATACCTTATGGGTGCTGGCAGTAGGGGCGATTATAGTCTTTAGCTTTGATTTTTTGCTAAAAATGCTGCGCAGTTATTTTATTGATTTGGCAGGCAAAAAGTCAGACATCTTGCTGTCGGCTAAAATATTTTCCCAGGTTTTAGGGATAAAAATGTCGGCAAACCCAACCTCTGTGGGATCTTTTGCGAAAAACCTGCAAGAATTCGAAAGTATTCGGGATTTTATTACATCGACCAGTATTACCGCCGTTGTTGATCTGCCTTTTGTGGTTATTATTTTACTTATTATTTCAATTATCGCTGGTCCGCTAGTTTGGATTCCAATTATAGGTATCATTATCATCGGTGTTTATGGTTATCTTATCCAAGCACCACTCAGAAATTCTATAGAACAAACCTTAAGAACCTCAGCCCAAAAAAATGCGACACTCATAGAAAGTTTAACGGGTCTTGAAGCACTAAAAATAGCTCGTGCCGAAAGTGAGGTGCAATATAAATGGGAGCAAGCTGTAGGTAACATAGCTAAATGGGGAGTGAAAACAAAATTACTTTCTGCTTCTGCGGGTGCTGTGGCTACCTATGTACAGCAGATGTCTACGGTGGGTATTGTGGCATTCGGCGTTTATTTAATTGCCGAAGGCGAGGCCAGTATGGGGGGGCTGATTGCCACGGTAATGCTAGCGGGTCGTTGTTTGGCGCCAATGGCCCAGGTAGCCTCACTATCCACCCGTTATAACCAAGCCAAGTCTGCCTTTATGGGATTGAACGAGGTGATGAAGTTGCCTGGTGAGAACCCTGCTGACAAGCGCTTTGTAAACCGGCCAAAGTTTGAAGGTAATATTGAGTTTGATCATGTAAGTTTTAATTACCCTAATCAGCAAGTGAGAGCACTGACTAATGTAAGCTTTAAAATTAATGCTGGTGAAAAAGTAGCCATTATTGGCCGAATTGGCTCGGGTAAAACCACTATTGAAAAACTTATTTTAGGACTATACCAGCCCAATGAAGGCGCTGTAAGAATGGATGGTATTGATCTACGACAGGTTAACCCTTCTGACTTGCGCCATAACATTGGCTGTGTGCCACAAGACATCATTTTGTTTTATGGTTCTGTTAAAGACAATATCTCACTTGGGGCTCATTTTGTTGATGATGCTGCTATTATCAAAGCCGCTCAGATTTCTGGTGTGGCTGACTTTGCCAATAAACACCCTGATGGGCTGGACTTAATGGTGGGTGAGCGGGGCAGTAACCTCTCTGGAGGGCAACGCCAAAGCATTGCACTGGCAAGAGCCATTTTACTTGATCCCCCCATTTTA
This genomic interval from Spartinivicinus ruber contains the following:
- a CDS encoding endonuclease/exonuclease/phosphatase family protein yields the protein MLRTSVRTLKQFVTSQVQVAPALAHTEFESEHAELKSCLTEKDTLRLLSFNIQVGISTQHYRHYVTRGWQHVLPHPSRDENLNRIGHLLRDYDLVAIQEADGGSIRSGHINQIEYLARRAGFPFWYQQLNRNLGKFAQHSNGLLSRVDPDILEDHKLPGRFPGRGAIVAKLGHGKTALLVIMMHLSLSSRSRNRQLSYIRELVGDHPKVILMGDMNTHAEQLLDHSPLSNTNLVSVQSNLNTFPSWQPNRALDHILVSNSLLVKHVSVVDLPMSDHLPVALELKLV
- a CDS encoding diguanylate cyclase, whose amino-acid sequence is MLNWLQNMTGLNATSEDAQHWRNKYADKLTELDKLEQTAIEKIDQLRKALLVVNLACHGLHPALDTELTRLNKALRGENLSLDIADPLESLQEAAEPVIEGNYRQQTLSALETALDKFSGIELDKQASKDLKQFRKQIKQQSPSFSELPQVVEQFSELVSKLLPTSNEQEKTDLEEENKEPAKGLWQRLFGAEAAEGETTEAGALEHKTDTDTKNDQYVETLTTDIELVDEETIEKKTTQLSDALIKAESEDTTDQLEALEHKFTSVIDQVGECILTMLNQLAVPEAVIDDAQFLKKKIEKGLTWFELIPALETITVIVLATIGEIKEEFEHYLKDLNERLHSFQNTAVEAQADYQQALESADKYNQLMQQDLGELQNSVEQATDLEDLKQVVSTQLDKVLQSLESQHTQLDKPPSLTDQLTQLVQRVSQMETQTKELEDTLYKERAKALQDSLTGIANRQAYEERARYEYARWKRYKQPLVFSVADVDFFKKINDNYGHLAGDKLLKIIAKQLSKRLREVDFIARYGGEEFVIIMPNTNIVDATSVMDSVRQGIESAPFHYQGNKLQITASFGLAACGEGDESPKAIFDRADKALYEAKQTGRNRCCVA
- a CDS encoding type I secretion system permease/ATPase is translated as MVQAQPVKKKANWQVATDDSTFFDPLLASLVILTKIFGRAHSEDSLRAGLPLEGGYLTPALFVRAAERAGLSARLIKRPFKAISSLVTPAVLLLEDQTVVVLVDVNHKAGAARVIIPEAGDAEKKVSTKILEQRYSGYAFFIKEQFRYDKRTAAHLQEEKGHWFWSTLKGSWKIYRDVLLASLLINIFVVASPLFVMNVYDRVVPNQAFDTLWVLAVGAIIVFSFDFLLKMLRSYFIDLAGKKSDILLSAKIFSQVLGIKMSANPTSVGSFAKNLQEFESIRDFITSTSITAVVDLPFVVIILLIISIIAGPLVWIPIIGIIIIGVYGYLIQAPLRNSIEQTLRTSAQKNATLIESLTGLEALKIARAESEVQYKWEQAVGNIAKWGVKTKLLSASAGAVATYVQQMSTVGIVAFGVYLIAEGEASMGGLIATVMLAGRCLAPMAQVASLSTRYNQAKSAFMGLNEVMKLPGENPADKRFVNRPKFEGNIEFDHVSFNYPNQQVRALTNVSFKINAGEKVAIIGRIGSGKTTIEKLILGLYQPNEGAVRMDGIDLRQVNPSDLRHNIGCVPQDIILFYGSVKDNISLGAHFVDDAAIIKAAQISGVADFANKHPDGLDLMVGERGSNLSGGQRQSIALARAILLDPPILLLDEPSSSMDNTSEMLMKQKLMTQLGHKTLVLVTHKASLLELVDRLIVVDQGKVVADGPKELVHAALREGKLKIEA